The DNA segment TTGGACTTATTGGGAAGAAGGTGTTGATCATGCAATCTACTCAGCAAATGTAGATTCAGTAACTATCCCTAACTTCAATAACCTAGGTAACATCTCAGAGTACCAGTACATTCGTTTCTATGAGTACGATAGCGCTCACTCTAAACTTGCTGGTTACTTATTCCACTTTGAGCCTTCATCAACAGCATCTCAAAGCGATATAGACGCAATCAATGCACTTGAAAATGCAAATAATCGTGAAATTATCGATAATGACTTAACACCTGGAATTCAGAACCCAGTATGTCATGATGATGAAGATGACATCTACCACCCTGACTTCTGTGTAAGCCCAGAGCACCCAATTGAAGTTCAGCCAGAGCATCTACCTGAGTAATACTTAGCGTATTAACTAATAGTAAAAGTCTAATTTAAGCCCCATTTCTGGGGCTTTATTCGTTCTATCCAAGCACTCTCTCAATCTCATTCAAACTAGTAGGATCATCAATCGTAGACGGCACCGTATAGTGCTCCCCATCCGCAATCTGCCTAATCGTTCTACGTAGAATCTTACCTGAACGAGTTTTTGGCAATCTATCCACCACCAGTGCATGCTTGAAGCAGGCGACTGCGCCGATTTCATCGCGTACTTTGCCGACTAACTGCCCTTCCAGTTCATTCAAGTCAACGTCAACGCCATCTTTGAGTACCACAAAGCCCAATGGAAGCTGACCTTTCAGATCATCATGCACACCGACAACGGCACATTCAGCAATTGCAGGGTGTCCACCCACAATCTCCTCCATCTCGCCCGTTGAGAGTCTATGACCAGCAACGTTAATCACATCATCAATGCGCCCCATAATGAACAAGTATCCATCTTCATCTAGGTAGCCACCATCACCAGAGACGTAGTAACCCGGGAACTGACCTAGATAACCCGCTTCAAAGCGATCGTGATTGCGCCACACTGTCGGTAAACAACTTGGTGGTAACGGGCGCTTGAGGGCGACAAAGCCTTGTTGATTTGGCGCTTGGGCTTCACCCGCCTCATTCAGGATTTCCACTTGATAGCCCGGTATTGGTTTGGTTGATGAGCCCGCTTTCACTGGCATCAACTCTATCCCCGTTGGATTGCCTGCAATCGCCCAACCTGTTTCTGTTTGCCACCAATGGTCAATCACAGGTTTGTTCGACTTGGTTTGTACCCATTCTAACGTGGGCGGATCGAGGCGCTCACCTGCCATGAAAATGGTTTTGAGTTTGGAAAGATCGTACTGATGAAGATATTCTCCCTCAGGGTCTTCTTTCTTGATCGCTCTAAAAGCGGTGGGCGCAGAAAATAATACATCGACATCATACTGCTCACATACTCGCCAGAACGCACCCGGGTTTGGCGTTCTCACTGGCTTGCCCTCAAACAATATTGTTGTACAACCATGAATGAGCGGGCCATAGACAATATAAGAGTGGCCCACGACCCAACCGACATCAGACGCTGCCCAATACACGCCATCTTGAGGAACATTATAGATGGCACTCATTGAGTACTTCATCGCGACTGCATGACCGCCATTGTCGCGAACCACACCTTTCGGCTTGCCTGTAGTGCCAGATGTATAAAGGATATACAGCGGATCGGTGGCTTTTACTGGCACACACGGATGAGCCTTGGCTTGGTTGACCGCTGATAGCCAATCCTTATCGCGCTCCTGTCCTAACTCCGCTTCACACTCAGGGCGCTGCAACACAAACACCGTATCCGGCTTCCAGCGACTATCCATGATCGCTTTATCCACTAGCGGTTTATAGGGAAGCACCTTGTTAATCTCGATACCACATGAAGTCGTCATCACAACTTTAGGCTCGGCATCTTCGATTCTCACCGCGAGCTCATTGGGGGCAAACCCGCCAAACACCACCGAGTGAATCGCTCCTAGGCGCGCACACGCTAACATCGCCATCGCCGCTTCCGGTATCATCGGCATGTAGATGACCACCCTATCCCCTTTCTCAACACCTTCGCTTGCGAGCATTCCAGCAATTTTTGCTACCTGATCTCGTAGGTTATTGTAGCTGTATTGCTTCTGAACCCCCGTCACAGGCGAGTCATAAATCATCGCGGTGTGCTCACCCCTGCCTTGCTCACAGTGATAATCCAGTGCAAGCCAAGCAGTATTTAACTCCCCATCAGGAAACCAGCGTTCAATGCCATTCTCATCCGTTTGTAAGGCGGTGTTTGGCGCCTTAAACCAATCGATATTTTGTGCTTGATTGAGCCAGAACTCTTCTGGTTTCGATTGTGCCCAATTGTATTCTTGTTCATAAGCCGACATAACATTCCCTCCAGTGATTCTATCCAATGATGTCACTGCTGTTCTTATTCAAAGATGTTGGAGGGAACGTGCACAAAGCCCTCCATGATGATACGAGCACTGCGGCTCATACTCACTTGTTCTACTTGCCAACCGCTTGGCACCTGTGTCACTTTAGCTCCAACCTTGAGTTTGCCTGATGGATGACCAAAGGTGACATAGTCACGCCCATAACCACCTGCGGCGAGATTCACCAAAGTACCTGGCACACTCGCCGCCGATGCGATCGCCACCGCTGCCGTCCCCATCATGGCGTGGTGGAGTTTGCCCATCGACAAGGCTCGTACATTCAAATCAATATCCGACGCACTGACCAACTCTCCACTTGAACTCTGATAAGGTTTCGCTTTACTGACAAACGCCACTTTGGGTGAATGCTGCGAGGTTTTGATATCCTCTATCTCCGATATCAAACCCATCTTCAACGCGCCATATGCGCGAATCGTTTCAAACATCGCTAACGCTTGTGTATCGTTATTGATGGCTTCTTGAAGCTCCGTTCCTGAGTAGCCTACCGAGTCAGCATCGATGAAAATGGTGGGTATACCTGCAGTAATTAGCGTAGCGTTAAGCGTTCCAACGCCAGGGACTTTCAAATCATCGATTAGGCTTCCGGTAGGGAACAGAGCTTCGTCATCCGCAATCGGCTTTACAAAATCGACCTTGATTTCAGCAGCCGGAAAAGTCACCCCATCGAGCATAAAATCACCCAGCTCTTGAACTTCCCCATCCACAATTGGAACATCAATCAAAATGCTCTTTTGTATATTTACCTGCCAAACCCGAACAGACACGACGCCTTCATTCGGGATGCGGTCCTTATCAATGAGTCCTGCATGAATGGCAAACGGCCCAACAGCTGCCGATAGATTCCCGCAATTGCCTCCCCAGTCAACAAAGGCCTTATCAATCGACACCTGACCGAAAAGATAGTCGACATCGTGGTCAGGCTTATCACTCTTAGACACAATCACCGTCTTGCTAGTGCTCGACGTCGCGCCCCCCATTCCGTCAATCTGTTTGCCATACGCATCAGGACTGCCAATCACGCGCAGTAAAAAATCATCTCTCACCTTGCCCGGCACTTGCGCAGCTTGGGGTAAATCCTCTAGGTTAAGAAAGACACCCTTACTGGTTCCACCACGCATATAAGTCGCCGCAACACGACACTGTTTTCCATTGGTCATGGTTTGCTCCTTAGGCCAAAAAGTCTTGTGCGAAACGCTGCAGTACACCGCCAGCCTGATACACCTTCACTTCGTCTTGAGTATCAAGGCGACACTTCACCGCTACATCCAGTTTTTCGCCATTGGCGCGGGTGACAATCAGCGCTAAATGTGCGCCCGGCGTGATATCTCCCACCACGTCATAAAGCTCAGTCCCATCAAGCTCTAATGTGTTCCGGTTCATACCATCGACAAACTCAAGCGGCAACACGCCCATACCCACCAAGTTGGTTCGGTGAATACGCTCAAAGCCTTCGGCAACAATCGCCTCAACGCCAGCGAGACGCACCCCTTTGGCGGCCCAGTCACGAGAAGAGCCTTGCCCATAATCTGCCCCGGCCACAATAATCAACGGCTGCTTGCGATTCATGTAGGTCTCTATCGCTTCCCACATCCGAACAACCAGCCCTTCTGGCTCAATGCGAGCAAGAGAGCCTTGCACGACTTCACCATTGTCTTTGACCATTTCATTAAACAGTTTCGGGTTGGCGAACGTGGCACGTTGCGCCGTTAAATGATCGCCTCGGTGAGTCGCGTAAGAGTTAAAATCCTCCTCCTCGAGACCCATCTTGGCCAGATATTCCCCGGCAGCACTGCTTGCCAAAATGGCATTGGAAGGAGAAAGGTGGTCAGTAGTGATGTTGTCTCCAAGCACTGCCAGCGGACGCATACCACTCAGGGTTCTTGTCGCAGCTAATGCTCCTTCCCAATACGGCGGTCTTCTGATGTAGGTACTCATCGCTCGCCAATCATAGAGGGGGCTTTCACTTTGCTGCGCATCATCAAGCTTGAACATTTGAATGTAGACTTGCTTAAACTGCTCTGGCTTAACAAACTCACCTACAACCGCGTCAATTTCAGCATCCGATGGCCACAAATCATTGAGATAGATAGGTTTGCCCTGAGCATCATGACCCAACGCATCACGCTCAATATCAAATCGAATCGAGCCCGCAAGTGCGTAGGCCACCACTAACGGCGGTGACGCAAGAAACGCTTGTTTCGCATAAGGGTGGATTCGTCCATCAAAGTTACGATTCCCTGAAAGCACAGCCGTTGTATAGAGATCGCGTTCTATGATCTCTTGTTGGATATTTGGATCTAAGGCACCACTCATGCCATTACAGGTGGTACACGCATAAGCCACAATACCAAAACCGAGCTTCTCCATCTCTTCAAGCAGTCCTGCTTGTTCAAGATACAACTTGGCGACTTTCGAGCCTGGTGCGAACGAAGATTTCACCCAAGGTTTACGTACTAAGCCTAGCTCATTGGCTTTTTTCGCCAGCAGCCCCGCCGCAACCACGTTTCTTGGGTTACTGGTATTGGTACAAGAAGTGATGGCCGCAATGATCACCGCGCCATCCGGCAGTTTATCCTCAGATTCCTCGTAATGGCCTGCCAAACCTTGACTAGATAGCTCTGAGGTTGGCAAACGTCGATGAGGGTTGGAAGGCCCCGCCATATTGCGGGTGACTTGTGACAAATCGAACTCAAGCACACGCTCATATTCCGCGTCTGTTAAGTCATCTGCCCACAAGCCGACCTGTTTCGCGTAGTTCTCGACGAGTTGAACCTGCTGTTCGTCTCGGCCGGTCAGTTTCAGATACAGCAAGGTTTGCTCATCGATATAGAACATCCCTGCGGTTGCTCCATATTCCGGCGTCATATTTGAAATGGTGGCGCGATCACCAATGGTTAGCGATTCCGTGCCCTCACCAAAGAATTCAAGGTAGCAGGACACCACTTTTTGGTTGCGCAAGAACTCTGTCAAAGCCAGCACAATATCGGTGGCCGTGATCCCTTCTTGTCTTTTCCCGGTTAGCTTAACACCGACAATATCAGGCAGTCGCATCATCGACGGGCGTCCAAGCATTACTGTTTCCGCCTCTAAGCCCCCCACACCAATCGCAAGCACACCCAGCGCATCAACATGCGGTGTGTGGCTATCTGTGCCCACACAGGTATCTGGATAAGCGATGCCCTGTTTTGACTGCACTACTGGCGACATCTTCTCAAGGTTAATCTGATGCATGATGCCATTGCCCGCCGGCACCACACTGACATTCTCAAAGGCGGTTTTGCACCACTCAATAAAGTGAAAGCGATCTTCATTGCGGCGCTCTTCAACCGCGCGGTTTTTCTCAAACGCCTCAGGATCAAAGCCGGCGTGCTCAACGGCTAATGAATGGTCAACGATCAGCTGCGTCTCAACGACTGGGTTCACTTGCGATGGGTCACCACCTTGCTCGGCGATTGCATCACGAAGACCTGCGAGATCCACCAGCGCGGTTTGACCCAGAATGTCGTGACACACCACTCGGGCTGGGTACCACGGAAAGTCTCGGTCACGCTTTCTTTCTATTAACTGCAATAGACTCGCATCCAGTTCGCTTGGCTCGCAGCGACGCACTAATTGCTCAGCCAGAACACGTGATGTGTATGGCAGTGTTTTATAACTGTTGGGTTTTAAGCTCTCTAATGCCTCTCGCACGTCATAATAATCAAGCTCGGTGCCGGGCAGTGCTTTTCGATATTTTGAATTATTCGAAATCATCATCTTGGGCTTCCTTTCATTGCGACTTATCTTTAACGGTTCTCAATAGGAACCCAGTCTTGATGCTCTGGCCCGGTATAATCAGCACTTGGTCGAATGATTCGGTTATTGTCACGCTGCTCGAAAACATGCGCAGCCCAACCAGTCAAACGGCTCATCACGAAAATAGGAGTAAACAGCTTGGTGGGAATATCCATAAAGTGATAGGCTGACGCATGGAAAAAGTCAGCGTTACAGAACAAGTCTTTTTCACGCTTCATCACCGACTCAACACGTTCCGAAACCGCATAGAGATGAGTATCACCAACGGCTGTTGAAAGCTCTTTCGACCAAGCTTTAATCAGCGCATTTCGCGGATCACTCTCACGATAAATCGCGTGACCAAAGCCCATGATTTTGTCTTTGTTTGCCAGCATCTGCATGATCTTGGCTTCGGCTTCATCAGGCGTGTGCCAATCTTGGATCATTGCCATTGCCGCTTCATTGGCACCACCGTGGAGTGGCCCTCGCAAGGTACCAATCGCCGCCGTCACACAAGAGTGCAGATCAGACAACGTTGAAGCACAGACCCTTGCTGCAAAGGTAGACGCGTTAAATTCATGCTCAGCATAGAGAATCAAAGAGCAATGCATCACTTTCTTGTGTAGTTCAGTTGGCGCTTTGTCCGTTAGCATTTTTAAGAAGTAGCCGCCAATACAATCTTCAGAGGTGTCTTGGGTATCGACTCTGACCCCATCATGACTATAGCGATACCAGTAACAGATGATCGCCGGAAAAAGGGCCAGCATACGCTCGGTTGCCGACAGCTGTTGAGAAAAGTCCTCTTCTTGCTCTAGATTACCCAGCACGGAACAGCCTGTACGCATCACATCCATTGGGTGTGCTTCTGCCGGAATAAGCTCTAACGCCTCTTTAAGCGCCTTAGGTAGGCCGCGCTGGCCAATAAGGTGTGTTTTGTACTCATCCAGTTCTGCACGATTAGGCAAATGTCCTCTGAGCAGCAAGTAAGCGACCTCCTCAAATTGAGCATGATTGGCCAGATCGGTAATATCGTAACCACGATAAGTGAGACCTGTCCCGGATTTACCAACAGTACATAGTGCAGTGCTTCCAGCGCTTTGACCACGTAGGCCTGCGCCACCAATTTCCGAATGTGGCATGTTGAACTCCTTTTGACCCTGACCGGACTCTCTGACGGAATCTCTATCTCAGGTTTTTCACGTTATTGGATTAAGTTGAATGTGTTTTCTTGGGCTTTATCGTTCTCGGTGACTCGTTACTTGTCTTGATTGAACAGTGCATCAAGCTTGTCTTCGTATGCGTGATAGTTAAGGTGCTGATACAACTCTTTCCGGGTTTGCATCGACGCCAGCAGCGCCTCTTGATTGCCTTCAGAAAGAAGGTGTTGATAGACCATTTCCGCCGCTTTGTTCATAGCTCTGAACGCGCTAAGCGGATACAGCACCATATCGACCCCTGATTGCGCTAACTCTTCACAGCCATACAAAGGGGTTTGTCCAAACTCGGTGATATTGGCGAGAATGGGCACGTCTTTACCCGTTGCTTGCTTGAGTGCAGATGAAAATTGCTGATATTGGGTAAGCTCGGTCATCGCCTCAGGAAAGATCATGTCAGCGCCAGCTTCCACACATGCAATAGCTCTCTCCACTGCACTTTCAAAACCTTCCACCGCCAATGCATCGGTGCGCGCCATAATCACAAAATCTTCGTCAGTACGCGCATCAACGGCCGCTTTTACGCGATCCACCATCTCCGACTGCGACACAATGGCTTTATTCGGGCGATGCCCACAACGCTTTTGCGCGACCTGATCTTCCATGTGAACCGCACCCGCGCCCGCTTTTTCCATTGCTTTAATGGTGCGGGAAATATTGAACGCGCCACCAAAACCGGTATCAATATCCACCAATAACGGTAAGTCACACGCGTTGCTCACACGCTCAACATCTACCAGTACATCGTTTAACGTGGTAATACCCAAATCCGGCAAGCCGTAAGAAGCATTGGCGATCCCCCCTCCTGACAGATAGATGGCTTGATGACCGACATTTTTCGCCATCATGGCGCAGTACGGATTCACCGTACCCACAATTTGCAGCGGATTATTTTGTTTAACTGCGAGCCTAAATTTTGCTCCTTGCGAAAGTCCCATAGCTAGTTTCCTTGTAACATTTGTTGTTCTACTAGTTTTCGACTGCCTGAGATATGACGTCTCATCAGCATTTCAGCCAACTCTTCATCGCGGTTTTTGATCGCCTGAAGAATGAATTTGTGTTCAGCGAGCGCCTCGGTTGGCCGAGAGTGTGCACGTGGAGATTGATAGCGATACATACGCAACAGATGGTAAAGCTCATCGCACAACACAGAGATTAGTTTGGTGTTGCGCGTGGCTTGAATGATTCGATAATGGAAGTCGAAATCGCCTTGTTGGTGAAAGTAGGAAGCCCCTTCCACCTCATCAATATGATGGGAATGTGTCGACAATAACAGCTCTAAGCCATGAAGCTCTTCTGCGGTGATAAAACGCGCAGCCAACCTTGCGGCCATTCCCTCAAGTGCTTCACGTACCGTGTAGAGATCAAGAAGCTTCTCTGGCGAGAGGGTAATGACTCGAGCGCCAACATTGGCGGTACGCTCTATCAACCCCAGCCCTTCTAATCGCATAATCGCTTCACGCAGCGGACCACGACTGACTTGATAATGCTTGGCTAGCTCTGGCTCTGAGATCTTACTGCCCGACGGGATCTCGCCACTCACAATAGACTCAATCAAAAGCTCAGTGAGGCTCTCGGACTTGGTGTGCTCCTTGTCCGTCCCTAAAGAGGCCTTAAATCCCTCACTGTGGGTATTCAAAATGTTCATTGCTAAATCCTAATGTGTCAACAATGTTAAATTCTGAATAAAAAATAGACTACTTAATTGTCGACAATCAAGTGAATTGTCGACAATTAAGACTAAGGTATAAGTTGAAGTGTATCTGAAAATGGGGAATTACGACTAAAGCGGATAGAAAATTCCGACTTTATAGAGTCACTGCCATTTGTTGGCTTGTTACTCATGAAATAGAGATACGGCTTGATTCTCTCTAATCAAGCTTGTAGGAACAGAGTGTCACCACTCTGGAAATTGAGCCCTGGGTGATTTTCAAATCTTACCACCCCCACAGCCACATCGCCTCCAACTGCTTTGTTAACCCGTGCAACACCCTCAATACCGAAACCACCACAGAGTTCGATGGCTTTGACGCCCTTATTGACCAACTCTTGCGCCATGCACTCTGCCTCGGCGTAATTTTTTACCCCTACAGTGATAAGCTCAACGGCTGGTGTGTCTATCGTGCTCTGGTGAATTTTGCTGTCCGCTTCGGGGGCAAGAAATATGAATGCCGCTTTAAGTTTCATGTTAGCTCCTTTAAATGAAATTCGTGGAAAAGTAGTGTTAGGATGTGTCAAGCCTCTATCCTATGCTTATATTTGCATTTGAGATCTGAGTGTGTAAAACAACAATAAGTACTCTTTTACACACCACTACGAATCCACAAACAATTCATGAGCGAGAATTCTCGCCGCCAAACCGCTCGCCCACCATCGCATCGTCACTGGTACCGTACTTTTCAAGCCACATTAACATCAACAAGATTGCTAAATTGCAATCCAAATAAACAGCCACCCGGCTGAGTTGGAGCCCACATATTCGCGGTTGATAGTGCTAGTTTGGAAGGCTAATTGAATTAGCGGTATTGGCTCTCTGCGCAGAAATAACACGCCTCCCTGGCCATAGGTCGTAAAGTGATCGCCCGTTCTGGAAACGGCACACACTGTTCCGTCTCGCGCTACAACACTTCTCCACATATTGAGCTCAAACATTATGGTGTTAGCAGAGAGGTTAAAGTTAACTTTTGCTATCCGAGGTGGGACTGAGGTTAAGAAGTGGCTTCTCCCATTCTGGCACGCCATCATAGTAATTTGCTGTGAAATCAATGAAAGAGCGCACTTTATTAGGAAGAAAGGTACGATTGGTGTAAACGAGATATAACCCTAAATCAGTGAGTTTTTCTTGAGGCAAGATTTCGACAAGTCGCCCTTCTCGCAAGCAGTCACTCGCGATAAAAGTTGGCTGAAGAACAATCCCCCCACCCTGCGCAGCGGCTTCAACAAGATAGTCGCCATTATTTGCCTTGATTGGTAGCTGGATGTTTAATTCACTGACATTGATACCTAGAAACTGCTTCAGCTGATCTTGCTCAGCAAACGAGTAGTTGAGAAACACATGATTTCGCAGATCATCCACCGTTTTGGGTGTGCCAAATCGCTTAAGATAGTCTGGCGATGCCATCATTGCTAAGCGCATATCAGCGACCTTTTTGGCAATCAACAGATCGCTTTTCAACGCGCCTATTCTTAGCGCAACGTCCACGCCTGCCTCAACCAAGTCAATTTTATCATCGGTCAACGTGAGATTAATGTCCACATCCGGATATTGGCGGCGAAAGTCTGCCAACAGTGCAGGTAAATGCCGATGGCCAAATGACATCGGTGCGTTGAGAGTGAGCTCACCAGAGACATTTTGATGCCAATCAGCCAATGCGCTTTCAGCCTCGTCGATGTCTGTAAGTATCTGAATACAGCGCTTAGAATAGAGCTTGCCTGCTTCTGTCAATGTCACCTTACGCGTTGTGCGATGAAACAAGCGACTACGCAGCTTTTGTTCGAGCACCGCCACATACTTGCTCACCAGTTGAGGCGAGAGCTCAAGTTTATTTGCAGCCTTTGAGAATGACCCTTCTTGTGCGACACAAAGAAAGGTTTTCATCATTTCTAGCTTGTCCATAACCACCCCATTAACAACACAACATTGTTAATTATTCAACATACACTCAATTTATCAACATCTATTTTGCTATTACTCTAGTCAGTATCAGTTATGAACATGAAGAAAAGGAACTCAAACCATGAACAATAAACTACTTAACCTACTTTTTGGCTCACAAGACAACATCGCGCCACTGCTCCTTCGAATCCCACTTGGCATCATCTTGATGGCGCATGGCGCTCAAAAGCTGTTTGGCTGGTTTGGGGGATATGGCCTCGAAGCGACAGGCAACTGGATGGCGAGCATTGGCTTTGCACCCGGTTTTTTGATGGCACTTCTTGCCGGTAGCGCTGAATTCTTCGGTGGCCTCGCACTGCTTATCGGTATTTTCACGCGACCTGCTGCGATTGTTTGTGCGTTTACTATGGCAATGGCCATGACAGTACACATTGGTAATGGCTTGTTCGTTAGTAATCAAGGCTACGAGTTTGCACTCATCCTACTTGCTGCAAGCGCTTACCTAGGCGTTATTGGTGGTGGTAGCGTGTCTGCAGACCAAGTTATTCGTCAAAAATTAGCCATGTAAAATTCACTGACCACAACAAGTTTATAGGAGGCGCCGACATGAGTCACTCTATCTATCCCGCACTTTTTATCTCTCACGGCTCCCCTATGCTTGTTGTCGAGCAGACAAAAACCACGCGTTTCTTCGAAAGCCTGGGTGAGGCACTTCCAATACCCAGAGCCATTGTCATTTTCTCTGCACACATGGACAGTCGTCATGAGGTGATTGTCACCGCCGCTGAACACCCTCACACGGTGCACGATTTCTATGGCTTTCCAGAACCTCTTTATCAGCTCAACTACCCTGCACCGGGCGAGCCAAACCTGGCTCAAACCATAGCGAGTAAGCTCTCAGAAGCGGGTTTCCCAGTCTTTCTTGACCCGAAAAGGGGTTGGGATCATGGGGTTTGGATGCCGCTGATGTTGGTTTATCCAAACGCCAATATTCCAATTGTTCAGGTATCGATTGACGCCAATGCCGGCACTGAATATAACCACCGTTTGGGCAAAGCTCTTCGTTCTTTACGCGAAGAAGAAGTATTGATGATTGGCTCGGGCGGAATAAGCCACAACTTACAGGCCTACTTTAGCCCAGATTCGCTTCCAGAGAATGAAGGGAAAGTACAGGCGTTTACCGAATGGGTGCATCGCCATTTAGAGGAAGGCGATCGTGACTCGCTTCTTGACTATCAATCGCTCGCGCCCGAAGCAGACTTTAACCACCCAACACAGGAGCACTTTTTACCACTCCTGACCATTTTAGGTACGAGCGATGGAAAAGAGATTCGACGCATTCATAGCGACTTAGATAACCGAGTGTTGGCGCTAGATGCTTATCAGTTCTCCTAGACTCTCTTACAGACGGTATACAGAGCTTAAGTTGGTGTGATCCCCTCGTCTATCTTACCAATGGAATACAGCACCAACTCCTTGGCATTGGTTCCCTCACCGAGTGAATGAATGTCTTCTCCACTGGCTTTTAGCTGTTCAATGATCTCTAATGCTTCATCTTGTGGCACTTGGATGGTGATTGGCATCTCGGATGCTGAAACGCCGTAACGAGTTGCAATCAGTAGATCTCTAACTTTTTGAATCTGCGTCTGTGCCATAAACGTACCCTCAACTGTTTTGATTATGATAGTCGTTATATGTAGAGCAGTCAGAGTCAGCTTAACAACTTTGGCATTTAATCAATACCTAGGTATCAATATTGAAAATACTGAAAAAGTCCTCTTAAGCTAGGCTTCCAACACATTCTTGCCGCAACTCATACAGATAGGGTCGAGATCAGGTGGCATCACAATAATAAAGCCGCAATGAGGACAAAGGTCGCCTTGATTGAGCACTGACAAACGGTGAATTTTCATATAGCCTCCATAATTACCGTATTTGGTACTATATAAAAACAAATATAAGCCAATATTACAAGCGCAACATTGGCTATCTCACTCATTGTCTGTTTGACTTTAGGCGACTGAGGATTGCTCAACCAACTTAAGGGCTTGGGGCTCACGAGTAGTATCGACGACCGCGTATCGCTCAGAGCCATCAAAGTTGACCTTTTGCACTTCCAGCGAGCCTTTAAAACCCAATCTCGACAAACGAGCGCAGAGCTCATTCGGAGCTTGCTCAAAAACACAGTCGAAGAAAGGAAAGTGGTCGCTCGATACAACACCCTGTCGATTACAAAGCTCCATAGCCTCTTCTAAAAAGTCACTGTCAGTAAACTCGATGACTTCTAAGATTTGCTCTAACAACATTGTTGATTCATTCCATATCAAAAGTTTCTGTGCGGAATTTTACCCTATTCTTTGTTTCAATAGAATAAAAGTACCGATTGAATCGCGCTTGTTATCGTTTCTAAACATTAACTTAGAGTGTGAAATAGCCTCTCAGTGCAATAATCGCAAGGTAGACAGACAAGAGTATAGTGTCGAAACCAGCTTAATGCATACTCGCGACTATCGAGCGGAATGCTTCTTTTAACCACTGGGTTTTAGGATTATAGGCGTTGCGTTTATGCCATATCATAGTGAAAGGAATTTC comes from the Vibrio astriarenae genome and includes:
- a CDS encoding GntR family transcriptional regulator, producing the protein MNILNTHSEGFKASLGTDKEHTKSESLTELLIESIVSGEIPSGSKISEPELAKHYQVSRGPLREAIMRLEGLGLIERTANVGARVITLSPEKLLDLYTVREALEGMAARLAARFITAEELHGLELLLSTHSHHIDEVEGASYFHQQGDFDFHYRIIQATRNTKLISVLCDELYHLLRMYRYQSPRAHSRPTEALAEHKFILQAIKNRDEELAEMLMRRHISGSRKLVEQQMLQGN
- a CDS encoding DUF6506 family protein, translating into MKLKAAFIFLAPEADSKIHQSTIDTPAVELITVGVKNYAEAECMAQELVNKGVKAIELCGGFGIEGVARVNKAVGGDVAVGVVRFENHPGLNFQSGDTLFLQA
- a CDS encoding LysR family transcriptional regulator, which produces MDKLEMMKTFLCVAQEGSFSKAANKLELSPQLVSKYVAVLEQKLRSRLFHRTTRKVTLTEAGKLYSKRCIQILTDIDEAESALADWHQNVSGELTLNAPMSFGHRHLPALLADFRRQYPDVDINLTLTDDKIDLVEAGVDVALRIGALKSDLLIAKKVADMRLAMMASPDYLKRFGTPKTVDDLRNHVFLNYSFAEQDQLKQFLGINVSELNIQLPIKANNGDYLVEAAAQGGGIVLQPTFIASDCLREGRLVEILPQEKLTDLGLYLVYTNRTFLPNKVRSFIDFTANYYDGVPEWEKPLLNLSPTSDSKS
- the prpB gene encoding methylisocitrate lyase, whose protein sequence is MGLSQGAKFRLAVKQNNPLQIVGTVNPYCAMMAKNVGHQAIYLSGGGIANASYGLPDLGITTLNDVLVDVERVSNACDLPLLVDIDTGFGGAFNISRTIKAMEKAGAGAVHMEDQVAQKRCGHRPNKAIVSQSEMVDRVKAAVDARTDEDFVIMARTDALAVEGFESAVERAIACVEAGADMIFPEAMTELTQYQQFSSALKQATGKDVPILANITEFGQTPLYGCEELAQSGVDMVLYPLSAFRAMNKAAEMVYQHLLSEGNQEALLASMQTRKELYQHLNYHAYEDKLDALFNQDK
- a CDS encoding DODA-type extradiol aromatic ring-opening family dioxygenase; the protein is MSHSIYPALFISHGSPMLVVEQTKTTRFFESLGEALPIPRAIVIFSAHMDSRHEVIVTAAEHPHTVHDFYGFPEPLYQLNYPAPGEPNLAQTIASKLSEAGFPVFLDPKRGWDHGVWMPLMLVYPNANIPIVQVSIDANAGTEYNHRLGKALRSLREEEVLMIGSGGISHNLQAYFSPDSLPENEGKVQAFTEWVHRHLEEGDRDSLLDYQSLAPEADFNHPTQEHFLPLLTILGTSDGKEIRRIHSDLDNRVLALDAYQFS
- a CDS encoding DoxX family protein; translated protein: MNNKLLNLLFGSQDNIAPLLLRIPLGIILMAHGAQKLFGWFGGYGLEATGNWMASIGFAPGFLMALLAGSAEFFGGLALLIGIFTRPAAIVCAFTMAMAMTVHIGNGLFVSNQGYEFALILLAASAYLGVIGGGSVSADQVIRQKLAM